The Pochonia chlamydosporia 170 chromosome 1, whole genome shotgun sequence genome window below encodes:
- a CDS encoding chromosome transmission fidelity factor (similar to Coccidioides immitis RS XP_001245791.1), with product MPDIRSFFTAKGGAAPKPAPPKSEDTLKGKRSKSRKVVEDSDEEEAVETKPAVKAAPKKKKTTSEPQGVAISADDYFASSKKTTDPKNSTPKKASSKAQVKDEMPVRSSPRNKQPVPKSEPVVQNGSPPKKKPTTSYKKHHLDDDDDAYMDDAEEDGDDIFAADAKGRSKRKNDDYADEESEEEVLPRAKRVASRGQAVPDTVTQGGNRAASTASRKRKSPVQESDEEEEEELPRKKPTAAKPRAPRAKKADEPEDAQIQDILDSVATVRPPTPPPKDPNAKFDWRKAAAGGGNASAQPMGTADIPDGAEECLSGLSFVFTGVLQTIGRDEAQALVKRYGGKVTGQPSSKTSFVVLGDDAGPSKLAKIKSHGIKTIDENGLFDLIRKLPAYGGTGKGAQKAQEKKKAEEDKVKQQIAEMEAEEKKRKAEAAKTAQKAASARGVAPSSQPLPAQAAQLLTSKYAPTQLSHICGNKAQVEKIQAWLRNWPKAKKYNFQRRGADGLGGERAIIISGPPGIGKTTAAHLAAKLEGYDVLESNASDVRSKKLVENGVSDVMNNTSLLGYFAGDGKSVDAAKKKIVLVMDEVDGMSAGDRGGVGALAKFCKKTEVPLILICNERRLPKMKPFDHVAFDIRFNRPTVDQVRSRIMTICHREGLRLPPPVVDALIEGSNKDIRQIINMISTAKLDQTTMNYDQGKAMTKAWEKHVVLKPWDICQKMLGGGLFAPASKATLNDKIELYFNDHEFSFLMIQENYLRTKPMMLNGKGYNKREEKLKALELFDQAAESISDGDLVDRMIHGPQQHWSLMPTHAIFSTVRPASFISGQLIGSNFTSWLGNYSKQGKLGRYIREIHSHMRLKSSGDHNEVRQQYLPVLWKQLVNRLESEGNDAVPEVIELMDSYFLTREDFDAIQELGVGPMNEEKVSIETKTKAAFTRTYNSMNHPVPFMKASSVVAPKKQTKDAPDLEEAIEEEDDGQAAEAPDVDDDEIDLKKDKYIKQPKKKPAKKAAKAAGDDDDDDKPKSKGKGRGKAKK from the exons ATGCCTGATATTCGATCCTTCTTTACCGCAAAGGGTGGTGCGGCTCCTaaaccagcaccacccaAGAGTGAAGATACACTGAAAGGGAAGCGATCAA AAAGCCGAAAAGTTGTCGAGGATAgcgatgaagaggaagctgT GGAAACCAAGCCGGCCGTAAAGGCGGcacccaagaagaaaaagac TACTTCGGAACCTCAAGGAGTTGCTATATCCGCGGACGACTACTTTGCTTCATCCAAGAAGACTACAGACCCCAAGAATTCGACACCAAAAAAGGCAAGTTCGAAAGCACAAGTAAAGGATGAAATGCCCGTGAGATCCAGTCCACGAAACAAACAACCAGTCCCCAAATCAGAGCCAGTGGTACAAAATGGTTCACCACCGAAAAAGAAGCCGACCACCTCTTACAAGAAACACCAtcttgatgacgatgacgacgcaTATATGGATGACGCGGAGGAAGACGGGGACGACATTTTCGCCGCCGATGCCAAGGGTCGAAGCAAGCGCAAAAATGACGACTACGCTGACGAAGAGTCCGAAGAAGaggtgctgccaagggccaaACGGGTCGCCTCTCGCGGCCAAGCTGTACCAGACACAGTCACCCAAGGGGGCAATCGCGCCGCTTCCACAGCTAGTAGGAAGCGCAAGTCCCCTGTGCAAGAGTcagatgaggaggaagaggaagagctgCCTCGGAAGAAGCCAACCGCGGCGAAACCTCGTGCACCCCGAGCGAAAAAGGCAGACGAACCTGAAGATGCGCAAATCCAAGACATCCTGGATAGCGTGGCCACTGTCAGACCCCCGACACCTCCCCCGAAGGACCccaatgccaagtttgatTGGAGAAAGGCGGCTGCTGGAGGTGGGAATGCATCAGCCCAACCCATGGGCACCGCCGACATCCCAGATGGTGCGGAGGAGTGCCTCTCTGGATTGTCGTTTGTCTTCACGGGTGTCTTGCAGACGATAGGGCGAGACGAAGCCCAAGCACTCGTCAAGCGCTATGGAGGGAAAGTGACTGgccagcccagcagcaagaCTAGTTTTGTTGTTCTCGGTGATGACGCCGGGCCTAGCAAACTAGCCAAAATTAAGTCCCATGGCATCAAGACGATTGACGAAAATGGCCTCTTTGATCTGATTCGGAAGCTGCCCGCCTATGGTGGTACCGGCAAAGGAGCACAGAAGGCtcaggagaagaaaaaggccGAAGAGGACAAGGTGAAGCAGCAGATTGCGGAAATGGAAgcagaggagaagaaacgCAAAGCAGAAGCTGCCAAGACGGCTCAGAAAGCCGCCAGTGCTCGAGGCGTTgcaccatcatctcaacctcTTCCCGCTCAAGCCGCCCAACTCCTCACATCAAAGTATGCCCCGACTCAGCTGAGTCACATTTGTGGCAACAAAGCACAGGTGGAAAAGATTCAAGCTTGGCTTCGGAATTGGCCCAAGGCTAAAAAGTACAACTTTCAGCGTCGAGGAGCAGATGGTTTAGGCGGAGAGCGAGCCATTATCATTTCTGGGCCACCTGGAATTGGTAAAACTACGGCCGCTCACCTGGCAGCCAAGTTGGAAGGCTATGATGTACTGGAGAGCAACGCAAGTGATGTGAGGAGCAAGAAGTTGGTCGAGAACGGCGTGAGCGATGTCATGAACAACACGTCACTGTTGGGATACTTTGCAGGCGATGGAAAATCGGTTGAtgcggcaaagaagaagattgttcTCGTCATGGACGAGGTGGATGGCATGTCTGCTGGTGACcgcggtggtgttggtgccCTGGCCAAGTTTTGCAAGAAGACAGAAGTTCCGTTGATTCTCATTTGCAACGAACGTCGACtgcccaagatgaagccattTGACCACGTCGCTTTCGACATAAGATTCAACCGACCTACGGTTGATCAAGTGCGATCGCGGATTATGACCATTTGCCATCGCGAGGGCCTCAGGCTGCCTCCACCAGTTGTCGACGCCTTGATTGagggcagcaacaaggaTATTCGACAGATTATCAACATGATTTCGACGGCGAAACTCGACCAAACGACGATGAACTACGATCAGGGCAAAGCCATGACGAAAGCCTGGGAGAAGCATGTGGTGCTGAAGCCTTGGGATATTTGCCAAAAGATGCTTGGAGGCGGCCTCTTTGCACCAGCGAGCAAGGCTACTCTGAATGATAAGATTGAGCTGTATTTCAACGATCACGAATTCAGCTTCCTCATGATCCAAGAGAACTATTTACGGACCAAAccgatgatgttgaatgGGAAGGGATATAACAAGCGAGAAGAAAAGCTGAAAGCCCTTGAGCTTTTCGACCAGGCAGCGGAGAGTATCAGCGACGGTGATCTCGTTGATCGCATGATTCACGGACCGCAACAGCACTGGAGCCTGATGCCTACTCACGCGATATTCAGCACAGTCCGCCCGGCAAGTTTCATCTCTGGGCAGCTCATCGGCTCAAACTTTACATCCTGGCTGGGCAACTATAGCAAGCAGGGCAAACTGGGGAGATATATCCGCGAAATTCACTCGCACATGCGTCTCAAGTCTTCTGGCGATCACAACGAAGTGCGGCAGCAGTACTTGCCTGTTCTGTGGAAGCAACTTGTGAACCGGCTGGAAAGCGAAGGCAATGATGCGGTACCTGAGGTGATTGAGCTCATGGACAGCTATTTCCTCACGAGAGAGGATTTCGACGCCATCCAGGAGCTTGGTGTTGGACCGATGAATGAGGAAAAGGTTTCCATTgaaaccaagaccaaggcggCTTTCACCAGAAC GTATAACTCGATGAACCACCCGGTTCCGTTTATGAAGGCTAGCAGTGTCGTTGCTCCCAAGAAGCAGACAAAGGATGCGCCTGACTTGGAGGAGGCAAtcgaagaggaagacgacggaCAAGCGGCTGAAGCGCCggacgttgacgatgatgagattgatctcaagaaggacaagTATATTAAacagcccaagaagaagcctgccaagaaggcagcCAAAGCggcaggtgatgatgacgacgacgacaaacCTAAGAGTAAAGGGAAAGGTAGAGGAAAGGCGAAGAAGTAA